A DNA window from Trichosurus vulpecula isolate mTriVul1 chromosome 2, mTriVul1.pri, whole genome shotgun sequence contains the following coding sequences:
- the LOC118837999 gene encoding olfactory receptor 52B4-like has translation MASPNHTSSSHTVFILVGIPGLEAQHLWISIPFCFSYLVAILGNSLLIFVIINERSLHEPMYLFLSMLAGTDLILSNTALPKALAIFWFQTGEISLDGCVTQIFFIHSTFIAESGILLAMAFDRYVAICDPLRYATVLSRRTIVYVGLAVIMRSFCVILPDVFLVKRLPFCHSRVLPHTYCEHMAVAKFACADIRVNVWYGLSVLLSTVVLDALLILISYILILRAVFHLPSQRARSKALGTCGSHLGVISMFYLPGIFTIITQRFGHHVPLHTHILLANICMLAPPMLNPIIYGVKTKQIRDRVVNFLFSWGK, from the coding sequence ATGGCTTCTCCCAACCACACAAGTAGCAGTCACACTGTGTTCATCTTGGTGGGCATCCCTGGACTAGAGGCCCAGCACTTATGGATCTCCATCCCCTTCTGCTTCTCCTACCTAGTTGCTATCCTTGGCAACAGCCTACTTATCTTTGTCATCATCAATGAACGCAGCCTCCATGAACCCATGTACCTTTTCCTCTCCATGCTTGCTGGGACTGACCTCATCCTGTCTAATACAGCTTTGCCCAAAGCTCTGGCCATCTTCTGGTTCCAAACTGGAGAGATCTCCCTGGATGGATGTGTCACCCAGATTTTCTTCATCCATTCCACATTCATTGCGGAGTCAGGAATCCTATTGGCAATGGCATTTGACCGCTATGTGGCTATCTGTGACCCACTGAGATATGCTACTGTCCTCAGCCGCAGGACAATTGTGTATGTTGGTCTGGCTGTCATCATGAGAAGCTTTTGCGTGATTCTTCCTGATGTGTTCCTGGTCAAGAGGCTACCCTTCTGCCACAGCCGAGTACTTCCCCACACCTACTGTGAGCATATGGCTGTGGCCAAGTTTGCTTGCGCTGACATCCGTGTGAATGTCTGGTACGGCTTATCTGTTCTCCTTTCCACTGTGGTGCTGGATGCCCTGCTCATACTCATTTCTTACATTCTCATACTTCGAGCTGTCTTCCACCTCCCATCTCAGAGGGCCCGTAGCAAAGCTTTGGGCACATGTGGCTCCCACCTTGGGGTCATCTCCATGTTTTACCTTCCAGGAATTTTCACCATCATCACCCAGAGGTTTGGGCACCATGTGCCCCTTCACACCCACATTCTCCTGGCCAACATCTGTATGCTGGCTCCTCCTATGCTGAATCCTATCATCTATGGGGTGAAGACAAAGCAGATCCGGGATCGTGTGGTTAATTTCCTATTCTCTTGGGGAAAATAG